TTTTCGGTATAGCGCTGACCACGTCATTTCGTATATCATCTTTGCGCGCCTTAAATGAATTGCGAAGTCCTGCCGCCTTTTCCTTCTCCAAATCGTCCACTTGGTTTAAGGCTGCTTTCAGTTTTGACAATAAATCTTCATTTTTATGGATGGAATCGGCCAATTCTTCCTCCCTCTCCAGTCTTTGATCAAGCAAGGAGGAAATTGCCTCACGAACATAATGAAGAAGCATCATTGTACGCTTGCTTTCCTTATATGGCTGCAAAAGATTCCCTTGAAGGAATTCTGTGAAATCCATCCGTTGGGCAGCCCCTCGATATCGAGCTGAATGGGCAAAAATCTTTGCCTCAGGCAAATATGGATTAATCTTCTTCCAAGCCTCATCGACAATTCGAATGGCCTCCTGATCATTATGGACAAGATCCATTTTGTTTAGCAAGAAATGAATCGGCAGGTCAGGTGCCTGCTCCTTAATCATGAGGGCTAATTCTCTTTCTTTCTGACTGAATGGGTCATTCACATCAAGAACAAAGAGAAGGCTGTCTGCCATATGCAAGTAACGGCGCACCTCTTGAGTTTTGCTGTTGGCAATGCTGAATCCAGGTGTATCTATGATAGCAATACCATTCTCCTTCAAGAATGCGCTTGGGAGCTTATAATCAATAATGCGCGGCGGTCCGCTCATCCATGCTCTAGATGTGACGCGCTCTTCTATCTCCTCATGATTCAATGGAATAATCGAGGAATCTGACACCTCATTGACATCCTCTTCCTCCCCATACTTATAGAGCACAGTTGTCGCTGTTGGCTGGTCAAATGAATCTTCTCCAAGAAGTGAATGAATTAAAGCCGATTTTCCATTACCGCTCGTTCCGGCAATCATCAATCGCTGTACATTTAAGTCTAACAGCTCATCCATGATCCATTTATGTCTTTCACTGACAGCCAAGCCGTTCTCCATGGCCCATTTATCAATGGTTTCAAAGAGACGGACGCTATCTTCCAATCCATCCCGGTTATAGGTGAGTCCAGATAGAATATGTTCTGCAATGCCAACATCCTCACTGCTAAGTGTAGTTGGGAAATGGTCATTCCAGGCAAGAACGCTTGAAGAGGCAAGCAATGCATGATTTCGGTCCGTTAAGCGCACCCAATTTCTGAGTAAGCTCGGAACGATTGTTTTTAAGGATTTAACCGATTTCTCTCCATTAATGAATTCGAAATAAGCATCCTTGTATAAGACCGCCAAGGCTGGATAAGAATGCTTCTGCGTGATTTCAAAATCCTGCAATAGATCATTGAAACCTTGAACCCAAGTCAAGTAGGAGGCTTCTCCTTGATAGCTGTGCCAAAGCGCAACAGCCAATTCTTCAAACCGCTTGTCATTAAGATCATAAAGCTTACGCAAAGCTGGATAGAAATAAGCCGGGTCCAAATGCTTTGTTACACCATCTTCTATATAAGCTTGAAGGATGTTGTACCAATGAATAGATTCAGTCCTCATCGCCTCATTCATGGCAAGATCAACTGCGCTATCCCAATCCATTTGTTCCTCAAAGAAGTTCCTCGCTAAGCTTGTCACTTGCTCATCATCCGGATTTAAGCGAACCACTTTCTTAATGGTTTGGTCAGCCGAGTTAATCTTCTTCATTCTTATGTAAAGGGTAAATAATTGCAGACCTACCTCGGTATTTAAAGTAATAGAGTCCGATTGGATAGATTTATAGATTTCTTCCGCTGTTGAATAAAGATCAACAGCAAAATAGGCATCTGCCATGTTTTTCTTTGCCCATGGCTCCAGCTCATTCGTTACCTGTTCCCATTTGAAAATGGCTGCTTCATAGTCCCTATATAAGTAATAAAGCTCACCTTGCGCGAAACGAAGATTAGACAGCTCTGGTATATCCTGATTCTGTTCCTGGAGCACGTATTCACTAATGATGAGCATTGGGTTTGCCGCACTGTCTTTATCAATTAATGTTTTATAATAAGATTTTTCAATTAGAATTGACTCATTATTCATATGACCCCTCCTTTGATTCTATATGACATAGTTACCTTGTTCTAATGTTTGTAACTAATATAGTTTAATAAATATGGATTGCAATATGATTTCCGTTAAGTAACAAGTTAAATACATATTAAATACACTCGAACATTTTTTGTCACATTTGCAATAATTACAGTTTTACTTTATTTCCTTTTCCCTCATTCGTTATGGCTAAAACTTTCTATTAATTTACATTCTATTATATTTAAGGATTAAGAGATAGGGGTTTTACAAATCATGTTAAAATGAGAATAAGCCTGCAGCTTAACGCATGCAGGCTTACTCTTGCTCAATTTATTTCCACCAGTTATCAAACATGGATGTTGGCAATTGACGTTTATGCTCTGTCTTCAAATATTGCTGTTCAATCCTTCTGGCGGCCTCTAAGCCAACCTCTTTTCCTTCCAAATAATCATCAATTACATCGTAGGATAGACCTAATTCCGTTTCATCTGCCTGCAGCGGCTTATTATCAAGCAGATCTGCAGTCGGTACTTTTAAGTAAAGGCGTTCTTCTGCCCCGAGCTCTTTTAGCAATTCCTTGCCTTGTCTTTTTGATAGCCCCGTTAATGGCAAAATATCTGCACCGCCATCTCCATATTTGGTAAAAAAGCCAGTTACCGCTTCTGCCGCGTGATCTGTCCCAACTACAAGCAAACCGCGCTGTCCGCCTATCGCATATTGGGCAACCATTCGGAGACGCGCCTTAACATTCCCTTTGTTAAAATCACTGAGGGCTTCTGCAGAGGCTTCCTCATATTGTGCAGAAACAGCATCTACGGATGGTTTAACGTTAAAAGTTAAGCTCTCATCCGGTTTGATAAATTGGATAGCTGCTTGAGCATCTTCCTCGTCATGCTGAACACCATATGGGAGTCTTACAGCAACAAACGTCGCCTCACTCCCTTCCTCACGCAAGGACTCAACAGCCATTTGAGCCAAGCGGCCCGCAAGCGTGGAATCCTGTCCGCCGCTAATTCCGAGGACGAACCCTTTTGCCCCGGTCTTTTTTAGGTAATCCTTCAAGAATCCCACTCGTTTTTCAATTTCTTCTTTAGGATTAATGGATGGTTGTACATGTAACGCTTCAATAATTTGTGCTTGTAAACTCATTTTAGCGTTCTCCTCCTTTACTTCCCCTTTATTGTTCCTCTATTTTCCATCGATAATCTTTTTTATAAAGTTTATTTTACTCTATCTCTGTTTTTTTCAAAACTGATTAATGAACGAAGATAGAGGAATAGGCATTTTAACTCACTTTTTCGTTATTTTAATATAGTTAAATAAGTCTTTTTTGTAAAGGAACCGGAGTTTATGCTGCTTGATGCAGCTGTTACAGGATATCTGCTTATCATCTAGGTGGCCTATATGTGAACTGGCTTTATAGGTAATTTCGTATTCCTTTTTACTTATACTGATTTGGATTCCTTTTCAAGCAAGGGCACAAAACCATTTTTGTTATACATCACAGGCACGCTGAACATTCCTGTATTTCAGCATGGTTCACCTCTACTGTAAATAGATTTTCAACTTTTCCAATAAATGTTCAAAAAGTTTTGGATAAAATTTGAATTGCTATAATTGCTCAATTATTCACAATGGAATTGGTGTATAAATAAAGTATAGAAAGCAGTCAGCCTTCCATTCCGCGGTAGGAGGCCAACTGAATATGATATAGGAGTGAATGAAAATGATGGAATGGTTAAGAACAAACAAATATGCATCTGGACTTTTGCTTATCATACGTTTATATCTTGGGTACGAATGGTTCATACATGGATTGGAAAAAGTAAGAGGCGGAGCCTTCGATGCCACCGGCTTCCTTAATAATATAATCGCTAATCCCGTTAAAGGACCTGATGGCACAGCACTTTATCCAATCTACAACTCCTTCATTGAAAATTTTGCCCTGCCTAATGTAGGCATCATAAATATTTTAATTCCTTGGGGAGAGCTCCTTGTCGGACTAGGGCTGTTACTAGGTGTATTAACAACAGCAGCTGTTTTGTCAGGACTGTTGATGAACTTCCTGTTTGTCTTTGGCGGTACAGTTTCTACTAACCCAGCCATGATCGTTCTTGGATTTATCATCCTTGCTGCCGGAGCGAATGCCGGTAAACTAGGAGGAGACTATTATGTCCTTCCTTGGATTAAAAAGACACTTACTAAGAGGAATGATAATCCCCACTTCCCTATAAAGGATCAGCCAGCCCACTAAATTTAAATCTTTGCTTAAAAGCCTGGAGTTCTTGACTCCAGGCTTTTTTAGGCGGAAAATACAGCTATAATTATTTACATACGAAGAATAGTCTCATTGAATAAGTATCTTCTACATTCATAAAATACATAATAGCACCAAAATGCTTTCCTCTGGAGGGATATTATGCTGGATTGGTTCACAAGTCTTCCCGTCATGTACCAAGCCTTCTTTGCTACCTTATTCACTTGGGGCATGAC
The sequence above is drawn from the Pradoshia eiseniae genome and encodes:
- the nadE gene encoding ammonia-dependent NAD(+) synthetase, coding for MSLQAQIIEALHVQPSINPKEEIEKRVGFLKDYLKKTGAKGFVLGISGGQDSTLAGRLAQMAVESLREEGSEATFVAVRLPYGVQHDEEDAQAAIQFIKPDESLTFNVKPSVDAVSAQYEEASAEALSDFNKGNVKARLRMVAQYAIGGQRGLLVVGTDHAAEAVTGFFTKYGDGGADILPLTGLSKRQGKELLKELGAEERLYLKVPTADLLDNKPLQADETELGLSYDVIDDYLEGKEVGLEAARRIEQQYLKTEHKRQLPTSMFDNWWK
- a CDS encoding DoxX family membrane protein, with the translated sequence MMEWLRTNKYASGLLLIIRLYLGYEWFIHGLEKVRGGAFDATGFLNNIIANPVKGPDGTALYPIYNSFIENFALPNVGIINILIPWGELLVGLGLLLGVLTTAAVLSGLLMNFLFVFGGTVSTNPAMIVLGFIILAAGANAGKLGGDYYVLPWIKKTLTKRNDNPHFPIKDQPAH
- a CDS encoding dynamin family protein, which gives rise to MNNESILIEKSYYKTLIDKDSAANPMLIISEYVLQEQNQDIPELSNLRFAQGELYYLYRDYEAAIFKWEQVTNELEPWAKKNMADAYFAVDLYSTAEEIYKSIQSDSITLNTEVGLQLFTLYIRMKKINSADQTIKKVVRLNPDDEQVTSLARNFFEEQMDWDSAVDLAMNEAMRTESIHWYNILQAYIEDGVTKHLDPAYFYPALRKLYDLNDKRFEELAVALWHSYQGEASYLTWVQGFNDLLQDFEITQKHSYPALAVLYKDAYFEFINGEKSVKSLKTIVPSLLRNWVRLTDRNHALLASSSVLAWNDHFPTTLSSEDVGIAEHILSGLTYNRDGLEDSVRLFETIDKWAMENGLAVSERHKWIMDELLDLNVQRLMIAGTSGNGKSALIHSLLGEDSFDQPTATTVLYKYGEEEDVNEVSDSSIIPLNHEEIEERVTSRAWMSGPPRIIDYKLPSAFLKENGIAIIDTPGFSIANSKTQEVRRYLHMADSLLFVLDVNDPFSQKERELALMIKEQAPDLPIHFLLNKMDLVHNDQEAIRIVDEAWKKINPYLPEAKIFAHSARYRGAAQRMDFTEFLQGNLLQPYKESKRTMMLLHYVREAISSLLDQRLEREEELADSIHKNEDLLSKLKAALNQVDDLEKEKAAGLRNSFKARKDDIRNDVVSAIPKILQASKDLLVEDSDYRKIHIELNEKMNRRVQEYLETTVLPKYFYSMQEWIREADIEFKESQGFLTEMTDGFNAIYQDDRVKMNCDFRVLDDWRRDSNRMTSGIQMDTVNILLRHTPQQLLLKSAGVLFGSIANKSLMYNKYTNLIETQDYTEVAEVIADKFLLQFEMFEKSITRDVAMFFSNPKEMLNTLIADANGMIEKYNRQLEKMRAKPEMYRDPLKLFELRLRQYEWMVFADREFQTVS